The Candidatus Saccharibacteria bacterium oral taxon 488 genome has a segment encoding these proteins:
- a CDS encoding FtsX-like permease family protein, whose product MKMLLNNHFENATESLKSNKVRTYLSIFGIMVGIASITIILSLLTGTSRLFGDQSAKISDTTALIRSGSEARPDSLLSLSSGHAAQMVNTLTEQDAREIAKATNNSAAPLATFHANLLTPDGKTKLERITIIGSSGELAKLAGLKLREGQFIDEANGVVIGKQLSIDLFGTEKSLGSVLKLRGETLTVVGVLDEPETAPSYLGVDFNRSIILPLAVSKKFTQNTAQIQQILITADNGTALQTKIDAAKKVLAQQHQGDTDYHTLVGQAITAPNSHLVNALSTAMAVIAGISLLVGGIGITNIMLVSVAERQREVGIRKAVGATNRTIVAQFLIESAIIGLFGGVLGYVIGLGASFLLGMYLPFTPVLEWQAAALTIGGALIIGMLFGIYPASRAAGKDPIESLRH is encoded by the coding sequence ATGAAAATGCTCCTCAATAATCACTTCGAGAACGCGACTGAATCGCTCAAGTCAAATAAAGTCCGCACCTACTTGTCGATTTTTGGCATCATGGTCGGCATCGCCAGCATTACTATTATCTTGTCGCTGCTGACCGGCACGAGCCGCCTATTTGGTGATCAATCCGCCAAGATCTCTGACACTACTGCGCTAATTCGGTCTGGTAGCGAGGCGCGGCCAGATTCATTGCTGTCACTCAGCTCCGGACACGCCGCCCAAATGGTGAACACACTGACCGAACAGGACGCCCGAGAAATTGCCAAGGCGACCAACAACAGCGCCGCACCACTGGCAACGTTTCATGCTAATTTATTGACACCGGACGGCAAGACCAAACTAGAACGCATCACCATTATCGGTAGCTCGGGTGAGCTGGCGAAACTCGCCGGCCTCAAGTTGCGCGAGGGGCAGTTCATCGACGAAGCCAACGGCGTCGTGATCGGCAAACAGCTGTCAATTGACCTATTCGGCACTGAAAAATCCCTCGGCAGCGTCCTCAAGCTCCGCGGCGAAACACTCACAGTCGTCGGCGTCCTCGACGAGCCGGAAACTGCGCCTAGTTACCTTGGCGTTGATTTTAATCGCTCCATTATCCTGCCACTAGCCGTTAGTAAAAAGTTCACACAAAACACCGCCCAAATCCAGCAAATCCTCATCACTGCTGACAACGGTACGGCGCTGCAAACTAAAATTGATGCCGCCAAAAAGGTCCTCGCCCAGCAGCATCAGGGCGATACCGACTACCACACCCTGGTCGGTCAGGCCATCACCGCACCAAATTCACACCTAGTGAACGCGCTCTCAACAGCCATGGCGGTCATCGCCGGCATCTCGCTGCTAGTTGGCGGTATCGGCATCACCAACATCATGCTAGTTTCGGTTGCCGAACGCCAGCGCGAAGTCGGTATCCGCAAGGCCGTTGGTGCCACCAACCGCACCATTGTCGCCCAATTCCTCATCGAATCAGCCATCATCGGTCTATTTGGCGGTGTTCTCGGCTACGTTATCGGTCTCGGCGCGTCATTCCTCCTTGGTATGTATCTGCCATTCACCCCAGTTCTCGAATGGCAAGCAGCCGCCCTGACCATCGGTGGAGCCTTGATTATCGGTATGCTCTTTGGCATCTATCCAGCCAGCCGCGCTGCCGGTAAAGATCCGATTGAGAGCTTGCGCCACTAA
- the groL gene encoding chaperonin GroEL, translated as MAKKVFYDDDARARVLGGAEALYNAVKVTYGPKGRNVVIAKGFGGPTVTHDGVTVAEGIELAENDDETLGYKVGADLIKQAAKNLNKQAGDGTTTVTVLTYSILKEANRLIAAGHNPMELRKGIEQAGAEIVKELNKLAEPIEGKSERVAEVATISAGDAEIGKLIAGVIEKVGKDGVVTVEAGQGLELEAEVVEGFSLDKGWVSPFFVTDTGRQEAVYEKPVILITDKKISSVQEFLPMLEKLAQSGKKDVVLIADEVEGEALSILVLNKLKGVFNTVAVKAPSFGDRRKEILRDIAVLTGATVISEDHGLTFENAGLEVLGSARKVIVGKDETTIIEGAGKPSGVKERIAEIKSLSDNASSEYEKEQFDKRAAALSGKVAVIKVGGATETEIDEKKFRVDDAVAATKAALAEGIVAGGGVTLVNLASGLKVSGADSIAAGRQILKDALKQPFLQIMRNAGLNADALLAQVEAGKAGCGVNVMDPEAGLVDVKKAGVIDPARVTKEAVQNAVSIASTAATMGALVVDIPEPEAPAAPGGMPGMGMM; from the coding sequence AAAAAGTTTTTTACGATGACGATGCGCGCGCTCGCGTGTTGGGCGGTGCCGAGGCGCTGTATAACGCAGTTAAGGTAACCTACGGACCAAAGGGCCGCAATGTGGTGATCGCCAAGGGGTTTGGCGGACCGACGGTGACGCACGACGGTGTGACGGTGGCGGAAGGCATTGAGCTAGCGGAGAACGACGATGAGACGCTGGGTTATAAGGTCGGCGCTGATTTAATCAAGCAGGCAGCCAAGAACTTGAACAAGCAAGCTGGTGACGGTACTACGACCGTGACGGTGCTGACTTATTCGATTTTGAAGGAAGCTAACCGGCTAATCGCAGCGGGCCATAACCCAATGGAGCTGCGCAAGGGTATCGAGCAGGCCGGCGCGGAAATCGTCAAAGAGCTAAATAAATTAGCGGAGCCAATTGAGGGCAAGTCTGAGCGCGTGGCGGAAGTAGCGACCATTTCGGCGGGCGACGCGGAAATTGGTAAATTGATCGCTGGTGTTATCGAGAAAGTTGGCAAAGACGGCGTAGTGACAGTTGAAGCTGGACAAGGCTTGGAGTTGGAGGCTGAGGTCGTTGAAGGCTTTAGTCTAGACAAGGGCTGGGTCAGCCCGTTCTTCGTCACCGACACTGGTCGGCAAGAGGCGGTTTACGAAAAGCCGGTGATTTTGATTACCGATAAGAAAATTTCTAGCGTGCAAGAGTTCCTGCCAATGTTGGAGAAATTGGCACAAAGCGGCAAGAAGGACGTGGTGCTGATCGCTGATGAGGTTGAAGGCGAGGCGCTGAGCATTTTGGTACTGAACAAGCTCAAGGGTGTATTTAATACCGTGGCGGTCAAGGCACCAAGCTTTGGCGACCGCCGCAAGGAGATTTTGCGCGACATCGCGGTGCTGACCGGCGCAACGGTGATTTCTGAAGATCATGGGTTGACGTTTGAGAATGCTGGCCTGGAAGTGTTGGGTTCAGCGCGCAAGGTGATTGTCGGTAAAGACGAAACCACTATCATTGAGGGCGCGGGCAAGCCATCTGGTGTTAAGGAGCGAATTGCTGAGATTAAATCGCTATCCGACAACGCCTCCAGCGAATACGAAAAAGAACAGTTCGACAAGCGAGCAGCTGCTCTGAGCGGCAAGGTGGCAGTCATCAAAGTCGGCGGCGCGACCGAGACCGAAATTGACGAAAAGAAGTTCCGTGTGGACGACGCCGTGGCAGCCACCAAGGCAGCCTTGGCCGAGGGAATCGTCGCTGGTGGTGGTGTGACGCTGGTAAACTTGGCTAGTGGCCTGAAAGTGAGCGGTGCAGACAGCATCGCGGCTGGTCGGCAGATTCTGAAAGACGCCCTGAAGCAGCCGTTCCTGCAGATTATGCGTAACGCTGGCTTGAACGCCGACGCGCTCCTAGCGCAAGTCGAGGCGGGCAAGGCTGGATGTGGTGTTAACGTGATGGATCCGGAAGCAGGCCTGGTGGATGTCAAAAAAGCTGGTGTCATCGATCCGGCGCGCGTCACCAAGGAAGCAGTGCAGAACGCAGTATCCATCGCCTCAACCGCAGCGACCATGGGTGCACTGGTCGTCGACATTCCAGAGCCAGAAGCTCCAGCTGCACCTGGCGGCATGCCGGGTATGGGGATGATGTAA